Sequence from the Saccharopolyspora pogona genome:
ACCTGGCGCACCCCGCGGCCACCAAGAGGGACATCGACTACCTGCTGGAGCACGTCAACTCGGTGTTGGCGACGCCGCTGACCCACAACGACATCGAAGGCGTTTACGCGGGGCTGCGGCCGCTGCTGGCCGGGGAGAGCGAGGAAACCTCGAAGCTGTCCCGGGAACACGCGGTCGCGCGGGTCGCGCCCGGGCTGGTGGCGATCGCCGGCGGCAAGTACACGACGTACCGGGTCATGGCGGCCGACGCCGTGGACGCCGTCGCGCCGGACATCACCGGGCGGATGGCATCGTCGATCACCGACCGGGTGCCGCTGCTCGGCGCCGACGGATACCACGCGCTGATCAACCAGGCCGACCAGTTGGCCGCCGCGCACGGGTTGCACCCGTACCGCATCCGGCACCTGCTGGACCGCTACGGCTCGGAGATCCACGATGTGCTCGCCCTCGGCGACGAGCGGCCCGAGCTGCTCAAGCCGATCCCGACTGCGCCGAACTACCTGCAGGCCGAGGTTGTCTACGCGTGCAGCCACGAAGGCGCGCTGCACCTGGAGGACGTGCTGACCCGGCGCACCCGGATCTCCATCGAGTACGCGCACCGCGGCGTGGAATGCGCCGAACCGGTCGCGCGGTTGATGGCCGAGGCGCTCGGCTGGGACGACGCGCGCGTGGCCCGCGAGGTCGAGGTGTACGCCAAGCGGGTCGAGGCGGAGCGGGATTCGCAGACGCAGCCCGACGACCAGGCGGCGGACGCGAAGCGCTCGGCGGCCCCGGAGGCGCGGGAGCGCATCGTCGAACCGGTGGTGTAGGCATCTTCGGCTCTGCGGCGCGGTCGGTGGCCCCAACAGGCACCGGCCGCGCTTTTCCTTGCGGTGAAAGGCAAAGCAGGCCGTGGATCACGGTTCTGCGGTCACCTCGGCGAGCAGCTCCTCGAGGTGCCCGATCAGGCGGCGGGTGTCGACCGGTGAGACGGTGCTCCACAGGTCGCCGGATGGCGACTCCCGCCGCAGCTGGGCGTACCGGCCGTGCGCGGTGTCGAAGAAGCCGATGACCCGATCGGCTCGGACGCGGCGACCGACCCGGTCGCGGGCGGCAGTGCCGAACTGCCCGCGCGCGTCGACCCCGGCGGCCATGCTCATCAGGATCTCGGCGTCGTCCGGGCGGATTCCCCGGCGCTGCAACGCACTTTGCAGCTGCTCGACGTTGTCGCCCGCGTCCGCGGCGGCGCCGTCGAGATCGCCGCTGCGCACCGACACCGAACGGCCGGGGCCAGGCCGGAGCCTCGGCAGCACCGAAACCGCTTCTCGCGGCAGCCCGCTCGCCGCTGCTGGCCGCAGGCCGAAGGTGTCCCCGTCCTTCACGGCCAGCACCGCGTGCTCGGATTCGGCATCGGAGGCCGCGAGCACCCGAACGCTGCGCCGCAACCAGATCCGCCCGTCGACCTCGCGGCCGGGGCGGGCCAGCAGCCGCAGCATCCATTCGAGGTCCGGATCGAGCCCGGTCGGACGGCCGAGTTCGCGGGCGCCCAGCGATCGCCACGCCGATTCCACCAGCTTCGCGCGTTCGCTGTGGGTGCGTCCGGGTGATGGGACCTTGAGTACCAGCGGCATGGTCTCCAATCCGAGGTGCTCGATGAGCACATCGAACTCCAGTGCCGACAGGTGGAGCTGGCGGCTGGTGTCGGTGACCGTCATTGTCCGGGCTCGCCGCCGATCACCGGGCGGGACAACGTCTGCGGCTCGTCGAAGAACCCGCCTTGGCGGCCGACCTTTTCGGTCACCTTCTGGTCCACCGCGTCGTCGCGGTCCTTGCGCGCCCACTTGTCCGAAGAGCGACCGTCACCGCCGCGCGTCGATCCGCCGGCACCCGGCGGCCCCGGTCGCTGCTCGGGGACTCGCGCGGAAAGCGTCGTCGGCGTCGAGGGAACTCGCGCCGCGGGCACCGAAGTGGCGCCCCAGCTGATGGTCACGTTCTGCTGCCTGCCGGAGCCGCCGCTGATCGGGGCGTCGACCACCACCTGCGGCGGCTGGGTGAACGACGCCAGCGACGTGGTGTTGTCCTGCGTCGAAGCCTCGTACGTGCGCATCACGTCGAAGGCCCGCTGTTCGGCGGCATGCTGCTTGGCTTCCTGCAACTCGTAGTCGGTCTGCCCGCCGAAGAGGTGCGTGAGTAGCGTTTCCGAGGTGCTCGGTTCCTCGGTGGTGATCTGCACCGGAGGCGGCATGTCCTGGCGGGCCTTGCTGATGAACTCCGCCTGCTGTTCGGCCCGTTCCCGCATCACGCTGGTGGCCTGCTGAGCCTGGGCCGCCCAGTCGCCCAGCGGGCGCAGCCCGTCGTGGGCGCTGTCCGCCGCGATGCCCTGCCAACCGGCCATCGCCGACGACACGGCAGCGGCCAGCCCGGCGTCGATATCGCTCAGCGCGCGGGTGAGTTCGCCCCACCGCCGGACGCTGTCGATCGAGCCGTCCGGCCCGGGGCCCTCGTTGATCTGCGCGAACAGCTCGGGGTGGCGGTATCCCTGCCAACGGTGATCGCTCATCGGGATCAGCAACCCCCGCCGATGCCCGCAGCGCTGTCGTCATCGATCCGTTCGTACTGCCGGCTGGCGAGCCGCAGCGACTCGGCGGCCGCCTGCAGTTGGTCGCGGTAACCGCACAGCGCGCTCAGCGCGTCGTCGTCGCCGCCGACGGAGCGCCGGTTGAACTCCTCGGCCGCGTCGGCGCTGATCGGATCGCCGGCCCAGGGCCGGATGCGCAGTTCGGTGATGGCGTGCTCGATCTGCAGGCCGACCGCATCCAGCGATTCCTGCAGCGCGTTCACCAGCCTCGGAATGGAGGCGGGCTCGACTTGCACCGAGCCCCCCGACGTTCCGGGCAGGGCTTCGGTCGAGCTGTCGCCCCACGGAGCAGTGAGCGGCACGTTTTCCCCTCCCACAGGTAAGGGCCCAGGTGACGGGTGCGGGCCCTTGTGCCTGAACGCCCGGGCGGTGCAGGGCGGTGTGGCCCTGGCCGGGTGTTCGCGGGCACCCGGCGAATGCCGGGGCCCGAGCGCTCAAGCTACTAAACGTCCGCCGAACACTGTAGTCAGCAATCATCACGCTGGGGAGTGCTCCATACGCGGTCAGTATCACTCTGGTGGTTGCTCAGTGTGAACGACAGAGGTCCGGAGCGGCGTCCAGTGTCACTCCGTGGAGTCAATTACGGCGGAATTGTTGATCCGAGCGGGTCATGACGTCGTGTGCTACTGCGGCTTGGTGGTCCGGGGCGCGGACGGTTTCGTCGAGGACGTTTCCGGTGCGGCCAGGCTCGCCAGGGCGTCTTCGGCGACCCGCTGGGCCCCGGCGCACAGCTGATTGACCGGCGGTGGCGGCTGGCCTCCGTCGTCGCGGTAGAGGACGTCGAGGTGCTGGCCTTCGGCGACGTCCACCGCGACGTTGCAGGACAGGTCCAGTCCCGGCGTCTTGATCACCAGCGCCGGGAAGCCGCCGATCACCACGGGCAAGGCCTCCACCTGCGCGGTGTCGTCGGTCCACACCCCCATGCTCTCGGTGGTGATCAACGCCAACCTGGCGCCCACCTTCGCCGTGGTGTTGCGGTAGCTGCAGGTGGCCGCGTCGCCGAAGCCCACCTCGGAGCCGGGCAGCGGCGCCCGGTCGAAACCGAGCTGGTTGCGCTGGTCGGCGGTGAGCAGCCGGCACGGGTCCACCCCGTCGAGGGCGAGCTCGAAGGGCCGCGGCGGCAGCGCCGGGGGAGCGCTCGTTGTGGGCAGTGGCGGCGGCAGTGGGGCCGCGGTGTCCGATGTTCGCTCCGCCTGCCACAGGCCACACCCGGTGAGGGTGAGTGTGCCGACGGCGAGCAGTGCGCTCAGCCGTCCCGCCCCGGTGATCCGCGAGCTGTGCATGACCTCACCGTAACGAAACGTGGTCGATCGTGACGGTCGGCGTCGATCAGCGACGCCAGGAGAGCCAGAGGACGGCGATCAGCGGGATCAGCAGGATCGGGGCCAATTGCCGGGCGACCACGACCAGGAAGATGACCATGATCGCCGCGCAGATGGCCAGGACGATCTTCCCGGCGGCCGGGGGCATCGCCGTTCGGGCGGCGGGCGTCTGCTGCGGCGGGGAGCTCGGCCACGGCTCGGGCAGGTCCTCGAACAGCGCGTTCAGTTCGGAGCGGAACCGGGCGGTCGCGACCTGCTGGCAGCGCTCGTCGTACTCGTGGACGTCGAGGCGCCCGGCGGAGAAGTGTTCGCCGAGCAGCCGCATCGCGCTCTCCCGCTCGGGATCGCCGATCCGGAGGTCCTTGCCCCGTCGACCGTTTTCCACACCCCCAT
This genomic interval carries:
- a CDS encoding ESX secretion-associated protein EspG, with translation MTVTDTSRQLHLSALEFDVLIEHLGLETMPLVLKVPSPGRTHSERAKLVESAWRSLGARELGRPTGLDPDLEWMLRLLARPGREVDGRIWLRRSVRVLAASDAESEHAVLAVKDGDTFGLRPAAASGLPREAVSVLPRLRPGPGRSVSVRSGDLDGAAADAGDNVEQLQSALQRRGIRPDDAEILMSMAAGVDARGQFGTAARDRVGRRVRADRVIGFFDTAHGRYAQLRRESPSGDLWSTVSPVDTRRLIGHLEELLAEVTAEP
- a CDS encoding PPE domain-containing protein, whose translation is MSDHRWQGYRHPELFAQINEGPGPDGSIDSVRRWGELTRALSDIDAGLAAAVSSAMAGWQGIAADSAHDGLRPLGDWAAQAQQATSVMRERAEQQAEFISKARQDMPPPVQITTEEPSTSETLLTHLFGGQTDYELQEAKQHAAEQRAFDVMRTYEASTQDNTTSLASFTQPPQVVVDAPISGGSGRQQNVTISWGATSVPAARVPSTPTTLSARVPEQRPGPPGAGGSTRGGDGRSSDKWARKDRDDAVDQKVTEKVGRQGGFFDEPQTLSRPVIGGEPGQ
- a CDS encoding DUF3558 domain-containing protein, whose product is MHSSRITGAGRLSALLAVGTLTLTGCGLWQAERTSDTAAPLPPPLPTTSAPPALPPRPFELALDGVDPCRLLTADQRNQLGFDRAPLPGSEVGFGDAATCSYRNTTAKVGARLALITTESMGVWTDDTAQVEALPVVIGGFPALVIKTPGLDLSCNVAVDVAEGQHLDVLYRDDGGQPPPPVNQLCAGAQRVAEDALASLAAPETSSTKPSAPRTTKPQ
- a CDS encoding DUF1707 SHOCT-like domain-containing protein, with the translated sequence MENGRRGKDLRIGDPERESAMRLLGEHFSAGRLDVHEYDERCQQVATARFRSELNALFEDLPEPWPSSPPQQTPAARTAMPPAAGKIVLAICAAIMVIFLVVVARQLAPILLIPLIAVLWLSWRR